The proteins below come from a single Gemmatimonadota bacterium genomic window:
- a CDS encoding tetratricopeptide repeat protein, which yields MTIVPAMLAALTGTVLVSPTATSPLARSPVTATAVATGPVAPSAPRPQSFDEARVLARSGDYDGAARALGRILRSDPGHVPARRELVRTLLTVGEYERAEDVAREAPDPVGLANLLGEALQLRGRLPAAETSFRVALGELPPGSLSSAGPAARLSGGAAALPDNASSERLRRADDHLTAAVNLADLLFHTGRIDEAELLCDEFIDIYNARVGSLDAAELLAVGRAVHRLARSEPALFQDALRAFDEAGAADPGWPEPRARAGALLLEKYQSSEAQSEFEAVLSANPNHPEALLGMARALIFDGRPGSDDALAKLLDINPNHAEGRALLASIHLRSERHEEARTESERILAGNPSSLAGLTALAATYLLSGDRSSFDEARARALAVNPRYAALDTEAARLLERHRRYAEAAERAAAATRLDPKAWEAHGMLGLNQMRMGMVEEGRANLERAFAGDPYNPWFKNSLDLLDTFGRYELHSNERFDLFLHETEADLLHAYLAPIAEEAYDSLARRYLTKLSGPVRVELYPSHADFSVRTLGEAGLGALGVSFGPVLVMDSPGARELGDYNWASVFWHELAHSFHLGISRGRVPRWFSEGLAVHEQRQARPGWGHQASPAFLNALKQGDLKPVSELDDGFMRPAFPGQVVLSYYQASLVFQYLEAEHGFAPIRDLLTGYGEGRSTEELVESELGMSLDELDREFDRYLKARFADALDGLSEGPAPLQPSELSDLRRLAARIPDDPLVRLRLGAALTRAERHTEARPHLEAALRLFPEVGGAASPHWPLAQGFVAEGDTANAVHHLRELLSRWEAGYEPLLRLADLLTATGRPDEAAAALDDAVLIWPYDIDLHRRLAALHTQLGSYEAAVRERRAVVALGPPDRAQARYLLATALRDAGDLETARREVLLALEIAPNFEEALELLLELRRERVGPGRRQGVAARNPGGGR from the coding sequence GTGACGATCGTTCCGGCGATGCTTGCGGCTCTGACCGGCACGGTCCTGGTCTCCCCGACCGCGACGAGTCCGTTGGCAAGGAGTCCGGTCACCGCGACCGCGGTGGCGACCGGCCCCGTAGCGCCTTCCGCACCCCGGCCCCAGTCCTTCGACGAAGCTCGCGTTCTGGCCAGGTCCGGCGATTACGACGGGGCGGCGAGGGCGCTCGGACGGATCCTGCGATCCGATCCCGGCCACGTTCCCGCCCGTCGCGAGCTCGTCCGAACGCTCCTCACCGTCGGCGAGTACGAGCGCGCCGAAGATGTGGCCCGCGAGGCGCCCGACCCGGTCGGCCTAGCCAACCTCCTGGGCGAGGCCCTACAGCTTCGGGGACGGCTGCCGGCGGCCGAGACGAGCTTCCGGGTCGCACTGGGCGAGCTCCCGCCGGGAAGCCTCTCGTCCGCCGGTCCGGCAGCGCGGCTTTCGGGCGGGGCGGCAGCCCTACCCGACAACGCCTCGTCGGAACGGCTGCGACGGGCTGACGACCACCTGACCGCTGCGGTCAACCTGGCCGACCTCCTCTTCCACACCGGAAGGATCGACGAGGCCGAGCTTCTCTGCGACGAGTTCATCGACATCTATAACGCTCGCGTGGGCTCTCTCGACGCGGCCGAGCTTCTGGCCGTGGGGCGGGCGGTGCATCGTCTGGCCCGCTCGGAGCCGGCGCTGTTCCAGGATGCTCTCCGCGCCTTCGACGAGGCCGGCGCGGCCGATCCCGGCTGGCCCGAGCCCCGCGCTCGCGCCGGAGCCCTTCTCCTCGAGAAGTACCAGAGCTCGGAGGCCCAATCGGAGTTCGAGGCGGTGCTTTCGGCCAACCCGAACCATCCCGAGGCTCTGCTGGGCATGGCGAGGGCGCTGATCTTCGACGGTCGCCCTGGGTCCGACGACGCGCTCGCCAAGCTGCTCGACATCAATCCCAACCACGCCGAGGGCCGCGCCCTCCTGGCCTCCATCCACCTTCGGAGCGAGCGTCACGAGGAAGCCCGTACCGAGAGCGAGCGCATCCTGGCGGGGAACCCGTCCTCCCTCGCCGGTCTGACGGCCCTCGCCGCCACTTACCTTCTCTCCGGCGACCGCTCCTCCTTCGACGAGGCCCGCGCAAGGGCGCTCGCAGTCAACCCGCGCTACGCCGCGCTCGACACCGAAGCCGCCCGGCTGCTAGAACGCCACCGCAGGTACGCGGAGGCGGCGGAGAGGGCCGCCGCCGCCACCCGGCTCGATCCCAAGGCCTGGGAGGCGCACGGCATGCTCGGCCTCAACCAAATGCGGATGGGGATGGTCGAGGAGGGCCGAGCCAACCTGGAACGCGCCTTCGCAGGAGACCCTTACAACCCCTGGTTCAAGAACTCGCTCGATCTGCTCGACACCTTCGGGCGCTACGAACTTCACTCCAACGAACGCTTCGATCTCTTCCTCCACGAGACCGAGGCCGACCTCCTCCACGCCTATCTCGCCCCGATCGCCGAGGAAGCTTACGACTCACTCGCCCGCCGCTACCTGACCAAGCTCTCCGGTCCGGTCAGGGTCGAGCTCTATCCGAGCCACGCCGACTTCTCGGTTCGCACCCTGGGCGAGGCGGGACTGGGAGCTCTGGGCGTCTCGTTCGGGCCGGTGCTCGTCATGGACTCGCCGGGCGCCCGGGAGCTTGGGGACTACAACTGGGCTTCGGTCTTCTGGCACGAGCTCGCGCACTCCTTCCACCTGGGCATCAGCCGGGGTCGTGTGCCGCGCTGGTTCTCGGAGGGGCTTGCGGTCCACGAACAGCGGCAGGCTCGGCCCGGGTGGGGCCACCAGGCGTCTCCCGCATTCCTGAACGCTCTCAAGCAGGGCGATCTCAAGCCGGTGAGCGAGCTCGACGACGGCTTCATGCGGCCCGCGTTTCCCGGTCAGGTCGTTCTTTCCTACTACCAGGCGTCTCTGGTCTTCCAGTACCTCGAGGCCGAACACGGGTTCGCCCCCATCCGCGACCTACTGACCGGTTACGGCGAGGGGCGGAGCACCGAGGAGCTGGTGGAGAGCGAGCTGGGGATGAGTCTAGATGAGCTCGATCGCGAGTTCGACCGCTATCTGAAGGCACGCTTCGCAGACGCTCTCGACGGCCTGAGCGAAGGCCCCGCCCCCCTTCAGCCGTCCGAGCTGAGCGACCTCCGACGACTTGCGGCACGCATCCCGGACGACCCGCTCGTCCGCCTCCGGCTCGGAGCCGCCCTGACCCGTGCGGAACGGCACACCGAGGCCCGCCCTCATCTCGAGGCGGCTCTTCGGCTCTTCCCCGAGGTCGGCGGGGCCGCTAGTCCGCACTGGCCGCTGGCGCAGGGATTCGTGGCCGAGGGCGACACCGCTAACGCCGTCCACCACCTCAGGGAGCTCCTTTCGCGCTGGGAGGCCGGCTACGAACCCCTTCTGCGGTTGGCCGATCTGCTCACCGCCACCGGTCGCCCGGATGAAGCCGCCGCGGCTCTCGACGACGCCGTTCTCATCTGGCCCTACGACATCGACCTCCACAGACGGCTTGCCGCTCTCCACACTCAGCTGGGCTCCTACGAGGCGGCGGTGCGGGAAAGACGAGCGGTAGTCGCGCTGGGTCCGCCCGACCGCGCTCAGGCCCGCTACCTTCTCGCCACCGCGCTTCGCGACGCCGGAGATTTGGAGACCGCACGCCGGGAGGTGCTCCTGGCTCTCGAGATCGCCCCCAACTTCGAGGAGGCTCTCGAGCTGCTGCTTGAGCTGAGGAGGGAGCGTGTCGGCCCGGGACGTCGGCAAGGCGTGGCGGCCCGCAACCCGGGGGGCGGACGATGA